The Rhodococcus sp. ABRD24 genome contains the following window.
CAATGTCGCGCTACCCCGGATCGGCGAGGATCTCGGGACCGAGGTCGCAGGATTGCAGTGGACGCTCAGCGGCTACACCCTGACGCTCGCGGCGCTCATCCTCCTCGGCGGGGCGCTCGGCGATCGGTGGGGCAGGCGCCGCGTATTCGTCTGGGGAACAGTCTGGTTCGCGATTGCGTCTGGCCTGTGCGCGCTGGCACCGGACGTGTCGATGCTCATAGCCGCCCGACTGCTGCAGGGAGTGGGCGCGGCAATGCTCACTCCGGGCAGCCTGGCGATCATCTCGGCGTCGTTCGACGACGAGGATCAGGGCGCCGCGATCGGACTCTGGTCCGGGCTCGGCGGTGTGGCGGCAGCGATCGGCCCGCTGCTCGGCGGCTGGCTGGTCGAGATCGCGGGGTGGCGTTCGGTGTTCCTGATCAACCTGCCGCTGGCGGTCGCGGTCGTGTGGGTCTCGGTCCGGCACGTCCCGGAGAGCCGCGACCCGCACCCACCGGAGCGGCTCGACGTCCTCGGGTCTGCGCTTGCGATACTCGCCTTGGGCGCACTCACCTACGGAATGATCGAGAAACAGGTGTGGGCGGTGGTCGTCGGCGTCGCGCTGCTCGCCGGGTTCGTCATGGTGGAACGGCGCTCCCGGAACGCCCTGGTGCCGAGCTCGCTGTTCACCTCCCGCGTGTTCGTGGCCGCCAATCTGGTGACCCTCGCGGTGTACGCGGCGCTCGGTGGCGTCTTCTTCCTCCTGCTTCTTCAGCTGCAGATCGTGTCCGGGTACTCGCCGCTCGCAGCGGGCATCGCGTCACTGCCGATCACGATCCTGATGCTGTCGCTGTCGTCCAGGGCGGGCCGCTGGGCCCAGGTGCACGGACCACGGATCCCGATGACCGTCGGCCCCATCCTGGGGGCTGCAGGGCTGCTGCTCATGCTCCGGATCGGACCGGGTGCGTCGTACCCGACGCAGGTCCTGCCCGCCGTCGTGGTCTTCGGCCTCGGTCTGTCCGTCCTCGTCGCGCCGCTCACCGCGGCAGTCCTCGGCTCGGTATCGTCGAACCAGGCCGGGATCGCGTCGGGGGTCAACAATGCGGTCGCGCGCACCAGCCAGCTACTCGCGGTCGCGGCACTGCCTGCACTCGCCGGGATCGGCGCCGAGGCGCTCGGGAACCCGGACGCCTTTGCATCCGGGTTCCGCACCGCGATGCTCATCTGCGCCGCACTGTTGCTGACCGGAGCCATTATCGCGGCGGTGATGATCCCGCGAGGCGTCACTGCCCGGGAACCCGCAGCGGAACCGGGGAGCGAGTCCGTCGCGTGCCAACCGCACTGCGACGTCACCGCGCCCGCCGTGCAACCGCCGCCGCACTGACCAATCCCGAGTACCGCGCGCTTTGCGCACCTACCGCGCTTCTCCGACGGGCGATTCGGCGCCAAGTGCGCAAGACGCGGGAGATCGGGCAGGCGCCCGCGGGAGGCGTAGAGACGTCCCACCTCGTCCCGCGTGATGGTTACATGGACTTCGAGCCCGCCATCCGTGACGATCGATCGTTGGGAGCAGTGCCGTGACCACTTCGAAGGATTCACCCACTCCGGACATCAAGCCCCGCAGCCGCGATGTCACGGACGGCCTCGAGAAGACCGCCGCGCGCGGAATGCTGCGAGCGG
Protein-coding sequences here:
- a CDS encoding MFS transporter yields the protein MTAAPPLHLKSRQGRWVVLATVLGSSLAMLDGTVVNVALPRIGEDLGTEVAGLQWTLSGYTLTLAALILLGGALGDRWGRRRVFVWGTVWFAIASGLCALAPDVSMLIAARLLQGVGAAMLTPGSLAIISASFDDEDQGAAIGLWSGLGGVAAAIGPLLGGWLVEIAGWRSVFLINLPLAVAVVWVSVRHVPESRDPHPPERLDVLGSALAILALGALTYGMIEKQVWAVVVGVALLAGFVMVERRSRNALVPSSLFTSRVFVAANLVTLAVYAALGGVFFLLLLQLQIVSGYSPLAAGIASLPITILMLSLSSRAGRWAQVHGPRIPMTVGPILGAAGLLLMLRIGPGASYPTQVLPAVVVFGLGLSVLVAPLTAAVLGSVSSNQAGIASGVNNAVARTSQLLAVAALPALAGIGAEALGNPDAFASGFRTAMLICAALLLTGAIIAAVMIPRGVTAREPAAEPGSESVACQPHCDVTAPAVQPPPH